GAGACTCAGCATCCATTATTATTTCCTGATTTACATTTATAATctattggtattttattttttaaaatatttttataaatagttttttaaCATATTCCTATTTTAATTGTGATCTTTCATgactattaaattttattaaaggtTTTAAGCATCTACTTATCTATTCTCATGATGtctaactttaaaaattcatatgataAAGTGTGTGGATAGATTTTACAGAGATCTAGCTTTTCATGGTAGATTAAAATATAGTTGttcataatcttttttcttttaatattttcctaaaatgtacttacagatattttatatagaaaaattctatttttacgCTTAAAAATGCaattgtgttgttttctttttctatgatttgGAATGGATCAATTTAAGCTGAAACTAattaggatatttttttaaagttaatgagagttttttaaaaaaaatttatcctgtTTCCACATTAAAGGCAGAAATTTATTCACTTCCCCAGTATATTTTATCAGTATTGCTTTATTCagatttgtaatttctttttttcatgtcttgCCAAGAATTTGTTATTGCTTccaatttttctgtcttttgttgtcAAATTGAATGCagcatgtatttatatgtatttgaatTCCTTAAGTATTGATATTTATATCCTGCTTCTAATTATTAATCTTTAATATGTTGCTTTCTGCCTTTTTCCCGATATTTGGGATGTAAGATTATTTTTTCCACAGTTTTAAGAAAACCAGCCTCTGATTTGTTCACTTTAAGTTTTACAGTtaactgcttttgctttttattttaaactttcattgttcagtcttctttgtttcattatgttatttttgaattgttttggaTGAGTATGAGTCTCTTTGTTTTCAAtctacttaaaaaatataaaatatgtgtagGTACATAAATTACTCTCAAGTaaaaatttatatacacaaatgtaCCTTATACTACAGATTTTTAGAGATATATAtgctttaaaaacagatttttagtGTGTTGTGTCTTGTTAGATATGCTGTAATTTCACCCTCaaatttttaattgatatttaattGGTATTATGCACttaattttaaaggatttattttaaatatttacattttgaattttatgtctGATTTGTAGACTTTAAAAACTCCACTTGCATGCGTCTACAATCAGGATTTAAGTTATGTTAAGggatctgtttctcttcttttcttttttttttaagctggtgGACAAAAATATTCAAGTTTTTCTGAATTTGTGGTTGGTAGATTGTATTATAATTCTACGTTCCATTGAATGTGCATCAATTCATTAATTGAAGTTTGACTTTACTGTgccatttctaaattttttcatCATGTGACTGTTGAGATCTTATATGCCATTTCTATTTAAATTCATTCTGTTCGGATGcattttaaagtatctttatTCACTCTTCTCCAATCTATGCCATACTTAGTGTCAGGCTCaagctgttttgttttctctctctcacccagGGATTTCCATTATTTGCTATAAGATaacaaaacactgaaaatgaTAAATTTGTACTGACAATTTTTCAGGTATTTGCTCTGGTTAGAATTTTTACAGTATTTCAATCGATCGTATTTTTCTTAGTTCTGGAATTATAACATATTCTTACAAAAATTTGTGGTTTTTATTACTGCATTACacccatttataatttttaactcaaattttattataaacatatcCATGTGGATGGAATTGTTAAATAGATATGGAAGAGAAAAGTGAAATGGTAATAGTTCCCTATCAGTAAAGTTAAAGAAGttgcaaaatgttaataaaactggaaaagacaTTATTGAAGACTCTGATATGATTAGAATTTTACCAGAAATGTTGAAGGAATATTCATGCTTTCATCATGATGAATCAAGTaccttttttcttactttttgaaGAAGAATGCAATCTTTTGATCAAGTCATTCAAGGCTTTCTGCACTTGCTTGTTTCTCAGGGTATAAATAAAAGGGTTCAACGTGGGTGAAATAGAAAGAATGAGCAGGGAAACTCCCTTATTAAGAGCCACCTCTTTCCTGGCTGAAGGTTTGATGTAGATGAATATACAGCTGCCGTAAGTGATGGAAACCACAATCATGTGGGAAGAACAGGTCGAAAAGGCTTTTGTCCTTTGCTGAGAGGAAGAGAATCTTAGAATTGTCATGATGATATAAATGTAGGACAGAACTACACACACAAGGGTCAAGATGAATGTCAACACAGCACACACTAAAATCATTCTCTCTATGAACCGTGTGTCTGAGCATGATATCTTTAGCAGAGGAGTGGCATCACAGAAAAAATGGTCAATGACGTTAGAGTCACAGAATTCCAGATTGAGGCCCAGGCTTAGTGGGGGGATTATGATGCACAAACCAGCCATCCAACAGCTGATGATTAACCTATTGCAGACTCTGTTGTTCATGATGGTTACATAGTGCAAGGGTTTGCAGATGGCTACATAGCGGTCAAAGGACATGATGGCTAGAAGAAAAAATTCCGTTATCCCAAAAAGgtaagtaaaaaatatttgagcAGCACAAGCTGCATAAGTAATGATTTTGTCACCCATTGCTATGTTGTACAAAAATCTGGGAATACAAGCCGTTGTGAATGAGATttccaagaaagagaaattttggagaaaaaagtaCATGGCTGTCCTAAGGCGGCAATCTATGAAGGTGAGGGAGATAATGGTCAGATTCCCAGCTGCACTCAACATGTaggtaaagaaaaggaagatgaaaatcaGAACTTTCATTCGTGGGTCATCAGTCAGTCCCAGAAGGATGAATGTTGTTATTGTGTGGTTTCTCATCATGGATTCTCGCTTTCTGCCCAATCTGCAGGAAGAATTCAGAGATACTTGAAAAGAGTGCAATGAAGCCAAAATGAGGACTCAGCAATGGCTagaaatgcccccccccaaaaaaaaccccaaaaaacaaaaagacaaaaaactggCTTGACTGTCTTGAAGTTAACATCTTGTTTATGAGTAGTATTTTCATTGCGGATACAAGTAGTAACTGTATTCTAATCCTTGCCTTGGTCTCTGatcatatagttttatttttgttcacaATGCTTATGGCTTAGCATTTCTAGCCATGAGTTATATAAGCTAGTGGTCGAATACCTTGTAATTCTGagagaattttctaaaaatttttccaCAGCTTGCTCCAATTAATTACAGACATCGCCTTCAATTATTTTCAGCCTTCATTCAGTGCCTCCCGTGCTTGGATTTCCTGATGTCACTGAACAAATAGGAAATTCCCCTCACagaatggaaattattttatgtcattatacattttattgtCTTCCTTCAAAATATACTCTTCCTACTGACATGTAGCAGGCTcaactttcacacacacacaaattgtgtCCTCAGTAAAGCTTCAGGGTTTGCAGATACTACTATGGGAAGGAAATGgctttggtttttctttgcttGAGGACTTTTGAAAGCTTCCCTCAAATTAAGGGCAACCCAGGGTACAACCATAGGCAAGTGAATCTGGGATGTTGTGAAAAACACTCCACAGCTCAACTTCTTCTCCTTGTCCTAGTCATGGGCACTTAGGGCATCACTGTGACCCTGAACTCAGACTTTCACACTGCAGTGCATTTTCAGGGTTCTAGAAGTAACatggtttatttttcaaaattaatgagGTTCATCCATGAAACTCAGTTTCTCCTTGATATTACACATTAAGGATGTTAAACTTAGGATGCAGTGcattcatttctgtttatttagaCTTCCTCAAGAACCAGAATTTGTAGTGAAGGGAGGGATGCCAAATGAGATGAGAAATCATGAGTCTGTATGACCTCGTTTTACATGGGAGTGATGACCTCATTTGCGTATGTGTCcatgtgtatttgtattttttgtttttgttaagttGTGACTGAAAATTAGGTAGGCATTTACTGTCTTGATATTTCTCAAACTATACTGTACTAActaatgctttttttgtttgtttgtttgtttttgtttttggtccttttagagctgcacctgcggcatacggaggttcccagggtaggggtctaatcagagctgttgctgccggcctacaccagacccacaataatgtcaggtctgagccacctctgcgacctacaccacagctcacagcaacaccagatccctaacccaataagcgaggccagggatcgaacctgcaacctcatggttcctcgttggattcatttctgctgcgccacaatgggaactccaactaatgCTTTAAAATCAACCTGTCCCATGGTTTTTACCTattcaaattaattattttttaaaatgacacctAACATAATTTTTAGTTCCATTACCATATGTCAAAATTTACACTAAAAGCTTTGATTTGGTAAAGATGGATATTATGCATTTTTTTAGCATAGGAATTTATAACTGTATCTTACAAAGGACAATGAAAATAAAGCCTTCAGTGTACTTACTTTTTTGCCAGTCAGTCATAACTTCAAGTAGTTGTTTAGCAACATTACTTAAAGATAACCTTTATTTGTGTCTTTCTGGTCTCTATTGCTCATAATCTTACTCTGTATTCATGTTCCATTTGGAATGTGTAATTCTATTATTCAtcaccaaatactataaaattttccTCATACATAGTGGCTCTTACAAGTCTAAGAAACCCTTTGTCttgctgaaaataaaaacagctctGAGACTGAGAATTACCAAGAATTCTCTCAGGTTTTAGAGATCTTGATATCCTGACTTCCTGGGCCGGGAGAAGTTGATACATTAATAGGAttgatgtttcttttatttagcacCCTTACAACTTAATGAATCAACAGAAGGGTGCTCAGAGACCCAGGTTCAATAAAATCACTATGGAATCTTTGTGTCATAATGTTGGCCAAAAGCCTAAAACATGCAGCTCTGAGGAGTAGGAGCCACAGGGGAAAGCAGAAGGAACATCTTAGGGATTGGGGCACAGACAATAAGAATGAGATAAggtaaaattctaaataatttttatttatatttgtatcatCCAAATCACTCTGAGGATCAAAGAGCTCAGCTTTTCTCTTGCATTTACCTTTtatgtgaataaataaaactattccaAGAATTAATCAGATAAAATCTACATGATATCATAACCTAGAGATAACTAATGTTaatactttggaaaaatattttcagattataaatCAGCAACTTTATCAaaagatattatatttaatatttaaaaatatgtaaacaataaTCATAACTTGAATTTgcttaataaattataaagataaatataaatctttttttagggACCTATTTAACATctcaaatttaattaaatttagttCCATTATATTTTGTCACTATAATAgtggattaaaacaaaaaagttcattgtataaataactatatttttgctattattaaatgaatatatttatataactatatatttaataaataaactgATATAACGTAGTTTTTGGAGGattccttttttataattttttgaagagTCTGTATTATTTTAGTGaaagtatttttgtattctaGCTGGCTATTACAGAAGAGAAATTCCTACTTAAGAAATACatacaaaccaggagttcccattgtggcttatcaggttatGAACCTGTAATAATACTGtttgtgaggatgctggtttgatccctggccttgctcagtggattaaaggtccagtgttgccacaagctgcagcataggtcccagatgcagctcagatcttgcattgctgtggctgtggcacaggcctgcaccTACacgtccaattcgacccctagcctgggaatttcttatgctgcaggtctggccctaaaaaaaacaaacaaaaacacaaattgtTAACTGAGAAACGAAATATAATACCTGAATTAAGAAATTTACTGGATGACTTTAATAGCATTATAAATAATGCCGAATAAAAGGctttgtagttattataaaaaaagtaaagatattgAAGACAGAAGTAGATTAAAAACCTACAGGACGATATTATGTGATCTAACATGTTAGATCAATTGGAGTTAAGAATTATACatggcaggggctgggcaggaaagacagaaaagtattggaagaaataaaaatatatgaaaatggaaattcttgttgtggctcagtgggtcaagaacctgactaggatccatgaggatgtgggttcaatccttggactcgctcagcgggttaaggatctggcattgccatgagccgtggtgtaggtcacagatatggctcggatacagccttgcttgtggctgtggcataggctggtagctgcagccctgattcagttcctaggctaggaacttctttgtgttacaggtgtggccctaaaaaaataaaattgtatgaaaATGTACAAAATTGATGATAAAACAAAACAGGTCAATAATCACCAAGAGggataaaaacaaaggaaatgacaCCAATGACCATAATAATCCTTATCATAATTTGAGTTAAATTCCtcaaacagataaaaatatataccattctcttggattggaagaatccatattgtcaaaatgactatactgcccaaggcaatctacagattcaatgcaatccctatcaagtttcccaagacattcttcacagaactagaacagaatttttttttgtcttttttgtcttttgttgttgttcttgttgttgctatttcttgggccgctcccgcagcatatggaggttcccaggctaggggttgaatcggagctgtagccactggcctacgccagagccacagcaacacaggatccgagctgcgtctgcaacctacaccacagctcacggcaacgccggattgttaacccactgagcaagggcagggaccgaacccgcaacctcatggttcctagtcggattcgttaaccactgcgccacgacgggaactccctagaacagaatattttaaaatctgtatggaaacacaagagaccccaaatagccaaagcaatatcgaaaaagaaaaatgaaaatggaggaatcaaactTCTTAACTTTagacaatactataaagctatggtcatcaaaacaaaatggtaccggcacaaaaccagaaatatattccaatggaacaggagagaaagcccaaaTATAAAACCcagtacctatggtcaactaatctatggcaaaggaggacagaacataaAGTGGAAGAAGGATACCcacttcagtaaatggtgctgagaaaactggaaacctacatgtaaaagaatgaaagtagaacactatctcacaccatatacgaaaataaactcagaatggattaaagacctaaatataaggccagacagtatacaattcctagaggaaaacatagccagaatgctctttgacataaatcataggaatatcttgtttgatccacctcctagaataataacaataaagacacaaataaagcaatgggacctaatcaaactcaaaagcttttgcacagcaaaggaaaccattaaaaaaaatgaaggacaacccacagaaggggagaaaatctttgccaacaatacaacagacaagggcctaatctctaaaatatacaaacaacacatgcaACTCataaaccaaaaaaccaacaatccaattgaaaagtgggcagagcacctaaacagacatttttccaaagaagacatagggatggccaataggaatatgaaaaaatgctcaatatcactaattattagagaaatgaaaaccaaaactacaatgaggtaacacctcacaccagtcagagtgcccatcattaacaagtccacagacaacaaatgctagagagggtgtggagaaaaaagtacTATCCtccaatgttggtgggaatgtaaattggtacaaccattatgtaaaacagtatggagatacttcAGGAAACTTAATAAAGAGCTaacgtatgatccagcaattccactgctgggaatgcatccagacaaaactttaattaaaaCGATATATGTACCCCTGTATTCATAGTAGccctacttacaatagccaaaacatggaaacaacctaaatgtccattagagatgaatggattaagatgtgacacatatatccaatggaatattactcacccataaaaagacaaactaatgtaatttgcagcaacatggatggatctagagactctcaaactaaatgaagtaagcaGAAAGAATAAGgcaaatacagtatgatatcacttgtttggggaatctaaaatatggaacagatgatcttatctaaaaacaaacaaacagcagaaAAAGATCCTGGTTTAGAAGAGCAGACTCAGTATTCCCAAggggggaagtggagggagtgggatggatgggcatttggggggtaTTTTGGATGCAAAccgttatatttggaatggatggagaatgggatcctactgtacagcacagggaaatgtgtgtgattgggtcacttttttgtacaacagaacttgatgaaacattgtaaatcaataataataataataatattcctcAGAACAAATGATATGAAAATCTCAATAAAGCAGGTCTAGGGACAGATAATCTCAGATTCCTCATTAGAAATGATTCAAGCTAGAAGATAGggagaaaaatgtctttaaagcTGAGCTACACTGAAAAGGGACCAGGCTGTAAATTAATACAGTTCTGGGTTAGATGTGGTGCTGCTGGGAGAACACTGGCATGATATTGTCCAATTTAAGgattaataataacagtaatatcTGCTAAGCACCAGAAACTTTTCAGTGCTCTTTATGTGCATGATCTCATGTCTTCACAGCTCTATATATGCTGCAGCTACCATTGTTTTCACTTTGCAGACCAAGAAATCAAATTCCTATAGTTGCACAACTCAATGTCCTGCAACCAGTAATTGGTAAGGTTAGGATTAAAATCAAGGCACCCTGATTCTAGTGGTGGTGGTTATTTTTCACAATTGTATGATTGTATTTCAATTACTGTATATGTAAAGTGATGAATGAAAATCCTGTTGGGTACACAGAGCAAAAGAGGAGCAGAGGTGAGGAGATAGTTTGACCTTCCTTTGTCTTCCCTGAAAGCAGGAGGAGCAATTCAGTTTATAGTAGAGTGAATGTCTCTGATAAAATTCCACCTGACTTCATATATCCTCTATGACtaggttctgtttttctttttcttcacaaccACAGGAGAGGTTATCTGTTGCTATGTGATCTCATAAAGTCTCAAAAGTATTGTTTGGAAGGATattatgtgtacttttttttggccacacccatgtcatgtggaagctctcaggccTGGGGCTGAACTagcaccacagttgcaacctgtgccacagctgtggcaatgccagatctttaacccactgcgccatatgGGAACTTTCAATGTCTACTTTTTAAGAGGATTGAAGAGGAAATAAACTCAGAAAGTATCCATACTATTATATTTTGCcataaacagaataaataaatacagacttAGTATGGACAGACTTTATGCAAAAGGATTATTGCAATGGGGGTGGAGGGTttgggaaaatgggaagaaagtgAGCTTtgggaagaggccagggaaaGATTTCCCAAGGTGTTGACATTATGATGTGAGCCACAGGCGAAGTCCCCAAGGCATTGCCACTATGCTGAGATCCAAAGGATGAATGGGATTTATCTAAAGGACAagctaaagaaggaaaagaacaatatTTCAGGAACGAACAAGaatctagaaataaaatattagagagACAAATGTATTCCACATGCCCAGGCACAGAGGACTAGGGAGAGAAATATGGAAAGTTATGAAGAATGAGATAAATAAGAGTATGAAGAGTTTCATACTCTCAAGAGTTTTCCTTGAGAACTAATACAGAGGTTcatactttttttgttctttctcactTTATGCTACTGATCTCTGATCAGTATGAACCCGAGTTTTCCATACACTTTTCCTGTTGAGTATTACTGGAATTTGTTCTTGTATTTGTGCAAAACATAGctactttctctctgtctctctgtctctctgtctctctctctctgtttcagtGTTTGGCCTGCTTCTtcctaaaaggttttttttttttttttaaattttcctatcTATTATAAACTCCCATTGAAGATTTATCTCCAACTCTGTAATGTTAGTCTTCCTCTTTGATGATACAATATACTTCTTTTTGTGTAGagtacattttctgatttttagaaagtatttaaaatttttttaaattgaaatgctatgttttattagtttcagatgtacagcaaagtgattcagtcatatatatatataatatatatgataaaatgtatatcctttttatgttattttccattatagtttatttcaagatattgaatatagtttcccatGTTATGTAGAGAATCtagttatttatctattttacatataggaaCTGATATCTGCTAATCcctttttattgaggtgtaattgaaaTAAAGAATTATATCAGTTTTGGGTATGatgatttgacatttgtatatattgtgaaatgattagcaCAATAAGTATTGTTAACATCGGTCAGCTTATATAGAtatagactttttctttttgtgatgagaattttcaagattttagaaagtttttttttggtaCTAACATCTGGAGAATGATCCTGCCAGTTACGTGGATGCCAGCATCTCTGTCGTcaccatcgtcatcatcatcTTTCATGTACTTGCACAGTTGAGCTGTTTGCTGAATAAGTGACAGTGGTTTGAAGGTGTAATTTCTCTTGTCCTCCTGGACAATCTCTTTTAATGGCAGATGGTACCACAGCCCATTTGTTTtgcaaggaggggaaaaaataaatgggtTAGTATCTGTTTTAGCTCcaagaacaaaaatgtttttagacaCTTTGTCTAGCCACCGT
Above is a genomic segment from Phacochoerus africanus isolate WHEZ1 chromosome 7, ROS_Pafr_v1, whole genome shotgun sequence containing:
- the LOC125130351 gene encoding olfactory receptor 6C2-like, which gives rise to MRNHTITTFILLGLTDDPRMKVLIFIFLFFTYMLSAAGNLTIISLTFIDCRLRTAMYFFLQNFSFLEISFTTACIPRFLYNIAMGDKIITYAACAAQIFFTYLFGITEFFLLAIMSFDRYVAICKPLHYVTIMNNRVCNRLIISCWMAGLCIIIPPLSLGLNLEFCDSNVIDHFFCDATPLLKISCSDTRFIERMILVCAVLTFILTLVCVVLSYIYIIMTILRFSSSQQRTKAFSTCSSHMIVVSITYGSCIFIYIKPSARKEVALNKGVSLLILSISPTLNPFIYTLRNKQVQKALNDLIKRLHSSSKSKKKGT